The Labeo rohita strain BAU-BD-2019 unplaced genomic scaffold, IGBB_LRoh.1.0 scaffold_172, whole genome shotgun sequence genome contains a region encoding:
- the LOC127158821 gene encoding histone H2B: protein MPEPAKSAPKKGSKKAVTKTTGKGGKKRKRSRKESYAIYVYKVLKQVHPDTGISSKAMGIMNSFVNDIFERIAGESSRLAHYNKRSTITSREIQTAVRLLLPGELAKHAVSEGTKAVTKYTSSK, encoded by the coding sequence ATGCCTGAACCAGCGAAGTCTGCACCCAAGAAAGGCTCGAAGAAGGCCGTTACCAAGACCACCGGCAAGGGAGGAAAGAAGCGCAAAAGATCCAGGAAGGAGAGTTATGCTATTTACGTGTACAAAGTTCTGAAGCAGGTTCATCCTGACACTGGAATTTCTTCCAAGGCGATGGGAATCATGAATTCTTTCGTCAACGACATCTTTGAGCGCATCGCCGGTGAATCGTCTCGTCTCGCTCACTACAACAAGCGCTCCACCATCACATCGAGAGAGATCCAGACCGCCGTGCGTCTGCTGCTGCCCGGTGAACTGGCCAAACACGCTGTGTCTGAGGGCACAAAGGCTGTGACCAAATACACCAGCTCAAAGTAA